In Aerococcus loyolae, a genomic segment contains:
- a CDS encoding SDR family NAD(P)-dependent oxidoreductase — translation MPLSDRFRQEQWALVTGASSGIGRATAIALAKAGYSLLLTARHQERLEESKQLCLEAGAKAVDIFPADLTDIEAIDSLVRYAFERYSIRIVVHSAGLGYFERVIQQSDAHALEQINTNLISAIYLCQRVAIAMLDQGLSKTYLVILASIAGRIQTAGNACYAASKAGLLAFANGLRQELWSTPIQVMTVLPGPVKTAFFDQADPSGQFIQAVDSFTVEAEEVAQAICQGIERNKMEVVVPNYYAYLNKVLSLSIPLGYRLIHWTMARIKSR, via the coding sequence ATGCCATTAAGTGATAGGTTTAGACAAGAGCAATGGGCCTTGGTTACCGGAGCATCTAGTGGTATTGGCCGGGCTACCGCGATTGCTCTCGCCAAAGCAGGCTACTCACTCTTACTAACCGCTAGGCACCAGGAACGCTTGGAAGAAAGTAAGCAGCTATGCTTAGAGGCTGGTGCTAAAGCTGTAGATATTTTTCCAGCTGACTTAACTGATATAGAGGCGATAGACAGTCTTGTTCGCTATGCTTTTGAGCGTTATTCCATAAGGATTGTCGTCCATAGTGCTGGTTTAGGCTATTTTGAACGGGTTATTCAGCAAAGTGATGCCCACGCTCTGGAACAGATCAATACCAATTTGATAAGTGCCATCTATCTTTGCCAACGCGTTGCCATTGCCATGCTAGACCAAGGCTTAAGTAAAACCTATTTGGTGATTTTGGCATCAATTGCTGGTCGCATTCAAACCGCTGGCAATGCTTGCTATGCAGCAAGTAAGGCTGGTTTGTTAGCCTTTGCTAATGGATTAAGACAAGAGCTATGGTCAACGCCTATCCAGGTGATGACTGTATTACCCGGGCCAGTAAAGACCGCCTTTTTTGACCAGGCAGATCCGAGTGGACAATTTATTCAGGCAGTTGATAGCTTCACGGTTGAAGCAGAAGAAGTAGCCCAAGCGATTTGCCAGGGGATAGAAAGAAACAAGATGGAAGTCGTTGTCCCTAATTACTATGCCTACTTAAACAAGGTCTTGTCGCTTTCGATTCCTTTAGGCTACCGTTTGATCCATTGGACCATGGCTCGGATAAAATCGCGTTAA
- the recJ gene encoding single-stranded-DNA-specific exonuclease RecJ, whose amino-acid sequence MLKANYDWQLRPTSDQSDLEKEQVIKETQLSPLLVDLLFQRGKQNTQEINEFLSEKPHFHDPFLLHDMQKAIDRLEEAVRNNELILIYGDYDADGITATTILYELLESIGANVTYYLPDRFVDGYGPNKEVYAYYIKQGVQLILTCDNGVAGHEAVKYAEDAGVNVIITDHHEIGNTLPEAYAIVHPRHPEGNYPFDDLCGAGVAFKLAQAMTGSLPMEYLDVCAIGTIADLVRLEDENRSIVQQGLKIMAHSERIGLITLMKSQNIDLNQIDEETIAFNIAPRLNALGRLGSAKPGVELLTSFDLDYCQELVNTIEATNQKRRAIVDQVSQQAIQAVEEWEELPEIIILAHSNWHEGVLGIVASRLVEHYQRPSIILNYNAEKSEYKGSGRSVEGINLFKLLQAAKEYAPKSGGHAMAAGMTIAEDQFEAWKAAIYQAIEPFKEQLQGKIPLTIDAKITADQLTLENIQELNRLKPFGSANPKPIFLIENESISAPKQLGKDKNTLKFSLTKENQQLEVIGFHKGILANYLQAGQNVDLVVEASINTWQGKSRPQAILLDMASDQKIIVDWRREKNPDLIFSLSQSYYYFESKHLIAQYKEQIPSHSCLIREEDLEQSREHYRQLVIFELPKNLQKLRDFVHNENIETIYLFSFSPISARKIGMPNRDQFVLLYRYFIFYKELDLTEKKADLAQYLKIPLPLLNLLLKVLVEAGLLDQSGQIYRIRPGQNKIDLKESTSLKNWAKQIEKENFLLTETIDNLTRYFFQEDNL is encoded by the coding sequence ATGCTAAAGGCAAATTATGATTGGCAATTAAGGCCAACTTCTGATCAATCTGACCTAGAAAAAGAGCAAGTGATTAAGGAAACTCAATTATCGCCTCTCCTTGTCGATTTACTTTTTCAGAGAGGAAAACAAAACACTCAAGAAATTAATGAGTTTTTGAGTGAAAAACCTCATTTTCACGATCCCTTTCTACTCCATGATATGCAAAAAGCCATTGATCGTTTAGAAGAAGCGGTTAGAAATAATGAGCTCATATTAATCTATGGCGACTATGATGCCGATGGAATTACAGCAACCACGATTCTCTATGAACTTTTAGAATCCATAGGGGCTAACGTAACGTATTACTTACCAGACCGGTTTGTAGATGGTTATGGCCCTAATAAGGAGGTTTATGCTTACTACATTAAGCAAGGGGTCCAATTAATTCTAACCTGTGATAATGGTGTCGCCGGTCATGAAGCAGTGAAGTATGCCGAAGATGCTGGGGTCAATGTTATTATTACTGACCACCACGAAATTGGAAATACTTTACCAGAAGCCTATGCTATTGTTCATCCCAGACATCCTGAGGGAAATTATCCTTTTGATGATTTATGTGGGGCAGGGGTTGCCTTTAAGTTAGCCCAAGCCATGACTGGTAGTTTACCAATGGAATATTTGGATGTCTGTGCGATTGGGACGATCGCTGATTTGGTCCGCTTAGAGGATGAAAATCGCAGCATTGTTCAGCAAGGCTTAAAGATTATGGCACATAGTGAAAGAATCGGTTTAATAACTTTAATGAAGAGTCAAAATATTGATTTAAACCAAATCGATGAAGAGACTATCGCCTTTAACATTGCTCCACGACTCAATGCCTTAGGTCGCTTAGGCTCAGCAAAACCAGGAGTTGAATTACTAACGAGTTTCGATCTGGATTATTGCCAAGAATTAGTCAATACTATTGAAGCGACTAATCAAAAGCGCCGGGCAATTGTTGACCAGGTTAGTCAGCAAGCTATTCAAGCAGTCGAAGAGTGGGAAGAATTACCAGAAATTATTATTCTAGCTCATTCCAATTGGCATGAGGGAGTCCTAGGTATTGTGGCCAGTCGACTGGTGGAGCACTATCAGCGGCCTAGTATCATTTTAAATTATAATGCTGAGAAGTCAGAATATAAGGGGTCAGGTCGTTCGGTTGAAGGAATCAACCTCTTCAAGCTCCTCCAAGCTGCAAAAGAATATGCTCCTAAGAGTGGGGGACATGCCATGGCGGCTGGGATGACCATTGCTGAAGACCAATTTGAAGCTTGGAAAGCAGCAATCTATCAGGCGATTGAGCCTTTCAAGGAACAATTACAAGGGAAGATCCCCTTAACAATTGACGCCAAGATTACTGCCGATCAATTGACCTTAGAAAATATTCAGGAGCTGAATCGCTTAAAACCATTTGGTTCGGCTAATCCCAAACCTATATTTTTAATTGAAAATGAATCGATCTCTGCGCCTAAGCAATTAGGAAAAGATAAGAACACCTTAAAATTTTCTTTGACTAAGGAAAATCAACAGCTAGAAGTTATCGGTTTTCATAAGGGGATTTTGGCAAATTATTTACAGGCAGGCCAAAATGTTGACCTGGTTGTCGAAGCATCAATTAATACCTGGCAGGGAAAGAGTCGGCCACAAGCCATTTTACTCGATATGGCTAGCGATCAAAAAATAATCGTTGACTGGCGGAGAGAAAAAAATCCTGACCTTATTTTTTCTCTTTCCCAAAGTTACTATTATTTTGAAAGCAAGCACTTAATCGCTCAATATAAAGAGCAGATTCCTAGCCACTCTTGTTTAATAAGGGAAGAAGACTTGGAACAGAGCAGGGAACATTATAGACAATTAGTTATTTTTGAACTACCGAAAAATTTGCAAAAGCTAAGAGACTTCGTTCATAATGAGAATATAGAAACGATCTATCTATTTTCATTTAGTCCGATATCGGCAAGAAAAATTGGTATGCCCAATCGCGATCAATTTGTTTTGCTTTATCGTTACTTCATTTTCTATAAAGAACTTGATCTGACCGAAAAAAAGGCAGACTTGGCTCAGTATTTAAAGATACCGCTCCCTCTCCTTAACTTATTGCTAAAAGTTTTAGTTGAAGCAGGGCTTTTAGACCAAAGCGGCCAGATTTATCGTATTCGTCCAGGCCAGAATAAGATTGATTTAAAGGAGTCGACTAGTCTTAAAAATTGGGCAAAGCAAATTGAAAAAGAAAACTTTCTTTTAACAGAAACCATTGATAATTTAACACGGTATTTTTTCCAGGAGGATAATTTATGA
- the obgE gene encoding GTPase ObgE: protein MSTFYDYAKIWVQAGKGGDGLVAFLREKYRPDGGPAGGDGGRGGDVIFKVDEGLRTLIDFRYNRHFKAKPGENGMTKGRYGRGADDLVVPVPPGTTVRDFDTGDLIGDLVDEGQELIVAKGGRGGRGNIKFATHNNPAPEIAENGEPGQERTLQLELKLLADAGLVGFPSVGKSTLLSVVSAAKPKVGDYHFTTINPNLGVVTTRNHEEFVLADLPGLIEGASEGIGLGMRFLRHIERTKVILHVVDMGAYENRDPFEDYVKINKELSNYDEDLIARPTIIVANKMDIPEAVLYLEEFKEKLSTYFADNYPDLSVPEIYPISAFTHAGINDLMDHTAHLIDEETERREALEAEKAAEDQAEAVNYQIEEEEPYFYLNRDSDGTFILSGRRIEKDFKMANLEYDESAMRFARRLKKQGVDEALREKGAKSGDIVRLLDYEFEFLD, encoded by the coding sequence ATGTCAACATTTTATGATTATGCCAAAATATGGGTTCAAGCCGGCAAGGGAGGCGATGGTTTAGTTGCCTTTCTCCGTGAAAAATACCGTCCTGATGGAGGCCCCGCTGGTGGTGATGGTGGTCGTGGCGGTGATGTGATTTTCAAGGTGGATGAGGGCTTAAGAACCCTGATTGATTTCCGCTACAATCGTCACTTTAAGGCCAAGCCAGGAGAAAATGGAATGACCAAGGGCCGATATGGACGTGGAGCCGATGACTTAGTCGTCCCAGTGCCTCCTGGAACAACGGTGCGAGACTTTGATACGGGGGACTTGATTGGAGACTTAGTCGATGAGGGTCAGGAGCTCATAGTCGCTAAGGGTGGCCGCGGTGGACGTGGCAATATCAAATTTGCCACTCATAATAATCCTGCCCCAGAAATCGCTGAAAATGGAGAGCCTGGCCAAGAGAGAACCTTGCAGCTGGAATTAAAACTTCTAGCCGATGCGGGTTTAGTAGGTTTTCCTTCAGTTGGAAAGTCGACACTGCTGTCTGTTGTCAGCGCAGCAAAACCCAAGGTAGGAGACTACCACTTCACTACCATTAATCCTAATTTAGGTGTGGTAACGACAAGAAACCATGAGGAATTTGTTTTAGCTGACCTCCCCGGCCTAATTGAAGGTGCCTCGGAAGGAATTGGCCTAGGTATGCGATTTTTGCGTCATATTGAACGAACAAAAGTGATCTTACACGTGGTTGATATGGGCGCTTATGAAAACCGAGATCCTTTTGAAGATTATGTCAAAATTAATAAGGAACTCAGCAACTACGATGAGGACTTGATCGCTAGACCGACGATTATTGTTGCTAATAAGATGGACATTCCAGAAGCAGTCTTATACTTAGAAGAATTTAAAGAGAAGTTAAGCACTTACTTTGCAGACAATTATCCTGACTTAAGTGTCCCTGAAATTTATCCAATTTCTGCTTTCACCCATGCCGGGATTAACGATTTAATGGACCATACCGCCCATTTGATCGATGAAGAAACCGAACGAAGAGAAGCCCTTGAAGCAGAAAAGGCAGCAGAAGATCAAGCGGAAGCTGTCAATTACCAAATTGAAGAAGAGGAACCTTATTTCTATCTTAATCGGGATAGTGATGGCACCTTTATCCTCTCTGGAAGACGCATAGAAAAAGATTTCAAGATGGCCAATTTAGAATATGATGAAAGTGCCATGCGTTTTGCTCGTCGCTTGAAAAAACAAGGTGTCGATGAAGCTTTACGGGAAAAGGGAGCCAAATCTGGCGATATTGTGCGCTTGTTAGACTATGAATTTGAATTTTTAGATTAG
- a CDS encoding pyridoxamine 5'-phosphate oxidase family protein — translation MELKDYMNVLENIGACVFSTVNEDGEADARYANVGVANEHGVFFMTAPTTNFYKQLTNNPKIAITGMLKEDGIEVIRLQGTVREIGKEHLEAILKDNPFVQDVYPDEEERATVQAFQLYEGEGSYQHLQNHVKEEFSFGE, via the coding sequence ATGGAATTAAAAGATTATATGAATGTTCTTGAAAATATTGGGGCTTGTGTTTTCTCAACAGTTAATGAAGACGGAGAAGCAGATGCACGTTACGCTAATGTTGGTGTAGCGAATGAACACGGGGTATTCTTCATGACTGCTCCTACCACTAACTTCTATAAACAATTAACCAATAATCCTAAAATTGCGATTACTGGTATGTTAAAAGAAGACGGCATTGAAGTGATTCGTTTACAAGGTACTGTTCGTGAAATTGGTAAAGAACATCTTGAAGCAATCTTGAAAGATAACCCATTTGTACAAGATGTTTATCCTGATGAAGAAGAACGTGCAACCGTTCAAGCCTTCCAATTATATGAAGGAGAAGGTTCATACCAACACCTTCAAAACCACGTTAAAGAAGAATTTTCTTTTGGTGAATAA
- the lexA gene encoding transcriptional repressor LexA: MKERPLQVLQCIYDSVKNQGYPPTVREICDQVGLASTSTVHGHLNRLEAGGYLFKDSTKPRALEITHKGLKMLGVDQPGIPIIGTVTAGQPIDAYEDVDGYFPTPPSLNSQDGEYFMLQIRGESMIETGILDGDYVIVRQQSSASNGDIVIAMTDDDEATCKRFFKENGHFRLQPENASLDPIILDDVTILGKVVSLYREHTF; this comes from the coding sequence ATGAAAGAAAGACCCTTACAAGTCTTACAATGCATTTATGATAGTGTAAAAAATCAAGGCTATCCCCCTACGGTTAGAGAAATATGTGACCAGGTAGGACTAGCATCGACCTCAACCGTTCACGGCCATCTTAATCGTTTGGAAGCAGGCGGTTATTTATTCAAAGATTCTACTAAACCCAGGGCCTTGGAAATTACCCATAAAGGTTTAAAGATGTTAGGCGTGGACCAACCCGGTATTCCTATTATCGGTACAGTTACCGCAGGACAGCCTATCGATGCCTATGAAGATGTCGATGGCTATTTCCCCACCCCACCAAGTCTTAATAGTCAAGATGGTGAATATTTCATGTTGCAAATTCGCGGAGAAAGTATGATCGAAACCGGTATTCTTGATGGTGACTATGTCATTGTTCGCCAACAAAGTTCAGCATCTAACGGCGATATTGTGATTGCTATGACAGATGATGATGAAGCAACCTGTAAACGTTTCTTCAAAGAAAACGGTCACTTCCGCCTCCAACCTGAGAATGCTAGCTTAGATCCTATAATTCTAGATGACGTCACCATATTAGGTAAGGTTGTTAGCCTCTACCGAGAACATACTTTTTAA
- a CDS encoding adenine phosphoribosyltransferase: MNLKDYIKDIPNFPEEGIIFRDITPLLQDPQAFQYAVDKIADFGREKSVDVIIGPEARGFIVGCPVAYALNKGFVPARKKNKLPREKVSIEYDLEYGSNTIEIHKDAIQPGQKVLIVDDLLATGGTIRGTKKLVEELGGEVVGAAFIIELESLKGRQLINDLDILSLINYE; the protein is encoded by the coding sequence ATGAACTTAAAAGACTACATTAAGGATATACCTAATTTCCCTGAGGAAGGCATTATATTTAGAGATATTACGCCCTTACTCCAGGACCCTCAGGCTTTTCAATATGCAGTTGATAAAATTGCAGATTTTGGCCGTGAAAAATCAGTAGATGTGATCATTGGTCCAGAGGCTAGAGGTTTTATCGTTGGCTGTCCAGTAGCTTATGCTTTAAACAAGGGCTTCGTTCCTGCCCGCAAAAAGAATAAATTACCTCGTGAAAAAGTCAGCATTGAATATGATTTAGAATATGGAAGCAATACTATTGAAATTCATAAAGATGCTATTCAACCTGGGCAAAAAGTCCTCATTGTTGATGATCTCTTGGCCACTGGTGGGACGATTCGTGGCACTAAAAAATTAGTTGAAGAACTTGGCGGGGAGGTCGTTGGTGCTGCCTTTATTATTGAATTAGAAAGTCTAAAAGGCCGTCAACTAATCAATGACTTAGATATTCTGTCACTGATTAATTATGAATAA
- the glyS gene encoding glycine--tRNA ligase subunit beta, whose protein sequence is MNNHSYLIEIGLEEMPAQYVRSISDQFQERVENFLDENRLTYGSIETFATPRRFAVLVKELADRQSTFEEEAKGPAKRIAQDEAGNWTKAAMGFARGKGLTVDDIYFKELKGEDYAYLTVRSEGLNVEEVLPEIKTCVSEMNFPVSMHWDSHEFRYIRPVHWIVSLLDKEIIPFNVLAVEAGNLSRGHRFLHNENVAISHASLYEESLEEAAVIVNQDKRKQMIKEQIEGLAKENNYQVPLDQDLLEEVTQIVEYPTAFVGDFDEKYLSLPAPVLITSMREHQRYFAVEDSEGKLLPHFIALRNGNRDHIKTVKKGNEKVLVARLEDAMFFVEEDQKHAIDDFAQKLTDVTFHAEIGSMKQKMERTGKIAHYLYENWAMHEVFAGQLATDFTQEIDRTAAIYKFDLVTQIVDEFSELQGIIGEIYAKKAGEDPQVATAIREHYLPSGNASDLPQSPLGLLFAISDKLESIISFFAIGKIPSGSNDPFALRRQMIGILAILEAEHLPLEWHQALQDIFAKVYDFDQDKQNELSQAIIQFLSDRLKNNLADKEIRYDISQAAREAKYIDVLTIIQAAELLNAHKEDENYKDNVEAWQRINNIILKVNQEEIELPLVNEDLFENDSEWDLYQAVSNLRLDEGVEEAYEEITALTPLITQFFEDNMVFTDNQDVRNNRLALLTLIDQAITKHYNVQALQAK, encoded by the coding sequence ATGAATAATCACAGCTATTTAATTGAAATTGGCTTAGAAGAAATGCCAGCCCAATATGTTCGTAGCATCAGTGATCAATTCCAAGAACGGGTTGAAAACTTTCTTGATGAAAATCGCTTAACTTATGGATCGATTGAAACTTTTGCTACACCAAGACGTTTTGCGGTTTTAGTAAAAGAATTGGCCGACCGCCAAAGCACCTTTGAAGAAGAAGCTAAGGGTCCAGCCAAAAGAATCGCCCAAGATGAAGCTGGGAACTGGACCAAGGCGGCCATGGGTTTTGCTCGTGGCAAGGGGCTTACTGTTGACGATATCTATTTTAAAGAATTGAAAGGCGAGGACTATGCCTACCTTACCGTACGTTCTGAAGGGCTCAATGTCGAAGAGGTATTGCCAGAAATAAAAACTTGTGTCAGTGAGATGAATTTCCCTGTTTCTATGCATTGGGATTCTCATGAATTTCGCTATATCCGTCCGGTTCACTGGATTGTCTCCCTATTAGATAAAGAAATTATTCCTTTCAATGTCTTAGCGGTTGAAGCTGGCAATCTTTCTCGCGGTCATCGTTTTCTCCATAATGAAAACGTTGCAATCAGCCATGCGAGTCTTTATGAAGAAAGCCTAGAAGAGGCAGCTGTTATTGTTAATCAAGATAAGAGAAAACAAATGATTAAGGAACAAATTGAAGGCCTGGCTAAAGAGAATAATTATCAGGTGCCGCTTGACCAAGACCTCCTTGAAGAAGTGACTCAAATTGTTGAGTATCCAACTGCTTTTGTAGGGGATTTTGATGAAAAATACTTATCACTACCAGCCCCTGTCTTGATTACAAGTATGCGGGAACACCAACGCTATTTTGCGGTAGAAGACTCAGAAGGTAAGTTGTTGCCCCATTTCATTGCCTTAAGAAACGGTAACCGTGACCATATCAAAACCGTTAAAAAAGGCAACGAAAAGGTTTTGGTGGCTCGTTTAGAAGATGCCATGTTCTTTGTAGAAGAAGACCAAAAGCATGCTATCGATGATTTTGCTCAAAAATTAACTGATGTGACTTTCCACGCTGAAATTGGTTCTATGAAACAAAAAATGGAAAGAACTGGAAAAATCGCTCATTATCTCTATGAAAACTGGGCCATGCACGAAGTTTTTGCTGGGCAATTAGCTACTGATTTCACCCAAGAAATTGATCGTACCGCAGCAATCTATAAATTTGACCTGGTGACTCAAATCGTGGATGAATTTAGCGAATTGCAAGGAATTATCGGAGAAATTTATGCTAAAAAAGCCGGCGAAGACCCACAAGTAGCCACAGCTATCCGTGAACACTATTTACCAAGCGGCAATGCGAGTGATCTTCCTCAAAGCCCTCTAGGTCTGCTCTTTGCTATTAGTGATAAATTAGAATCAATTATTTCTTTCTTTGCTATCGGAAAAATTCCTTCTGGGTCAAACGACCCCTTTGCCTTAAGACGGCAAATGATAGGTATTTTAGCTATTTTAGAAGCTGAACATTTACCTTTAGAGTGGCATCAAGCCTTGCAGGATATCTTTGCCAAAGTTTATGACTTTGACCAAGATAAGCAAAACGAATTGAGTCAGGCGATTATTCAATTCTTATCCGACCGGCTTAAAAATAACCTGGCAGATAAGGAGATTCGCTATGATATTTCCCAAGCCGCTAGAGAAGCCAAATATATTGATGTATTAACCATCATCCAAGCCGCTGAATTATTAAACGCTCACAAAGAGGATGAAAACTATAAAGATAATGTCGAAGCTTGGCAACGGATTAATAATATTATCCTTAAAGTTAACCAAGAAGAGATTGAATTGCCTTTAGTCAATGAAGATTTATTTGAAAATGATTCGGAATGGGATCTCTACCAAGCAGTTTCGAATTTAAGATTGGATGAAGGGGTAGAAGAAGCTTATGAGGAAATCACTGCTTTAACGCCGCTAATTACTCAATTCTTCGAAGATAACATGGTCTTTACGGATAACCAAGATGTCCGCAACAACCGCTTAGCACTGCTAACTCTAATTGACCAAGCGATCACTAAGCACTATAATGTTCAAGCCTTACAAGCTAAATAA
- the rnz gene encoding ribonuclease Z, protein MELTFLGTGAGVPSKARNVSCTLLKLLDECNEMWMFDCGEGSQQQFLKTTLKPRKVTKIFISHVHGDHMYGLPGFLSSRSFQGGENVPLTIYGPKGVKKYVQTSLGISKTRLTYPIYYKELDQSGIAFKDQQFTVKYATLDHIVPSYGFRVEEADSPGELLIDKAREAGVPNGPLLGQLKAGLTIHLEDGRELQGKDFLGPDKRGKIVSIYGDTRYCQAGIDLAKNADVLVHEATFEAGEEKMAHDYYHSTASQAAMVAKKAGAKQLYLTHISARYVGAMAKELQQGAEKIFPASQVVKDFDSYAIK, encoded by the coding sequence ATGGAGTTAACTTTTTTAGGTACTGGTGCAGGGGTACCCAGCAAGGCCCGTAATGTGTCTTGTACCCTGTTAAAATTATTAGATGAATGTAATGAAATGTGGATGTTTGATTGTGGGGAAGGCAGTCAACAACAGTTCCTTAAAACAACTTTGAAACCCAGAAAAGTAACTAAAATATTTATCTCCCATGTCCACGGTGACCACATGTATGGTTTACCAGGATTCTTAAGTAGTCGCAGCTTCCAAGGTGGAGAAAATGTTCCCTTAACCATTTATGGCCCTAAAGGTGTGAAAAAATATGTTCAAACCAGTCTAGGAATATCCAAAACTCGCCTAACCTATCCAATTTATTACAAAGAATTAGACCAATCTGGCATTGCCTTTAAAGACCAGCAATTTACGGTTAAATATGCAACTTTAGACCATATTGTTCCTAGTTATGGTTTTAGGGTGGAAGAAGCCGATTCACCAGGTGAATTATTAATCGATAAGGCTCGGGAAGCAGGAGTACCAAATGGCCCGCTCCTAGGTCAATTAAAGGCAGGATTGACCATTCATTTGGAAGATGGCAGGGAACTTCAAGGAAAAGACTTTCTTGGGCCAGATAAGCGCGGGAAAATTGTCAGTATCTATGGCGACACCCGCTACTGCCAGGCTGGGATTGATTTAGCTAAGAATGCTGATGTCTTGGTCCATGAAGCGACATTTGAGGCTGGTGAAGAAAAAATGGCCCATGATTACTACCATTCCACTGCAAGCCAAGCCGCCATGGTAGCTAAAAAAGCTGGGGCTAAGCAGCTCTACCTGACCCATATTTCGGCACGCTATGTTGGGGCAATGGCTAAAGAATTGCAACAAGGTGCCGAAAAAATATTTCCTGCCAGCCAAGTGGTGAAGGATTTCGATAGCTATGCCATTAAGTGA
- a CDS encoding Rqc2 family fibronectin-binding protein: MSYDGLFIHGLIQELNACLAGGRISKVQQPYDQEILLTVRSNRKNYKLLLAATPQAPRVQLTNHQYSVPDTPPNFCMFLRKHIDGGKIINFSQYENDRIIIISIESKNELGISEPYKLIIEVMGRRSNILVLNQDGKIADLITKIDISQNRFRTLLPGAIYHLPPQGDKVNPFSINPDEYDLIADAKEIQKTFMGFGKDSAVELAQRLTESQDKSATFTAFLNAFNQSQPTLSQNDGQVTATAFPYQTLGGMQTSYETFTQLLDDYYEKKALFSRVNQVSEQISQVVAQRIKHNQRKLANLKQDMEKSKQAEEFQLKGELLTTYLFQVEKGMTSVQLPNYYANNNLIDIALDPLLEPSQNAQKYFQRYRKLNTAKQHIKKQSQIAQAELDYLESVQDQIEIAEPNELEDIRQELIREGYIKQQKHNHHKRKKPLKPRQYQTSLGNTILVGRNNTQNDELTTRRANKNHYWFHVKDIPGSHVILETDQPSDEEIVEAATYAAYFSKYRQANNVPVDYTQVKHVKKPNGAKPGFVNYFEQKTVFVSPDAHLQA, encoded by the coding sequence ATGTCTTATGATGGACTATTTATTCATGGACTTATACAAGAATTAAACGCTTGCTTGGCCGGGGGAAGAATTTCCAAGGTGCAACAACCCTACGATCAAGAAATTCTTCTTACCGTTCGGTCAAATCGCAAAAATTATAAATTACTACTTGCAGCGACGCCACAAGCCCCCCGCGTTCAGCTTACTAATCACCAATATAGTGTGCCAGATACCCCACCCAATTTTTGTATGTTTTTACGTAAGCATATTGATGGGGGAAAAATCATCAATTTCAGTCAATACGAAAACGACCGCATAATTATTATCAGTATTGAAAGCAAAAATGAATTGGGGATTAGTGAACCCTATAAACTCATTATTGAAGTCATGGGTAGACGCAGTAATATCCTAGTTCTTAATCAAGATGGTAAAATTGCCGACCTCATCACAAAAATAGATATTAGCCAAAACCGTTTCCGTACCCTCCTACCAGGAGCTATTTACCACCTGCCTCCGCAAGGGGATAAGGTCAATCCTTTCAGTATCAACCCCGATGAATATGACCTAATAGCTGACGCTAAAGAGATACAGAAAACCTTTATGGGATTTGGCAAAGATAGCGCGGTAGAATTAGCCCAGAGACTGACTGAATCCCAAGATAAAAGTGCGACCTTTACTGCCTTTCTCAATGCTTTTAACCAATCCCAACCAACCCTGAGCCAAAATGACGGTCAGGTCACTGCGACGGCTTTCCCCTATCAAACTTTAGGCGGAATGCAAACCAGTTACGAAACTTTTACCCAACTCCTCGATGATTACTATGAAAAGAAAGCCCTCTTTTCTCGGGTCAACCAGGTCAGTGAACAAATTAGTCAGGTTGTTGCTCAACGGATTAAGCATAATCAACGTAAATTAGCAAATCTCAAGCAAGATATGGAAAAAAGTAAACAGGCTGAAGAATTTCAACTGAAAGGTGAGCTTTTGACCACCTACCTCTTTCAAGTAGAAAAGGGAATGACTAGTGTTCAATTACCTAATTATTATGCTAATAATAATCTCATCGATATCGCCCTCGACCCCCTACTAGAGCCTTCGCAAAATGCTCAAAAATACTTCCAACGCTATCGCAAATTAAATACGGCAAAACAACATATAAAAAAACAAAGTCAAATCGCCCAAGCAGAATTAGATTATTTAGAAAGCGTTCAAGATCAAATTGAAATTGCTGAACCCAATGAGTTAGAAGATATTCGTCAAGAACTTATCCGTGAAGGCTATATTAAACAACAAAAACATAATCACCATAAGCGCAAGAAACCTTTAAAACCGAGACAGTATCAAACAAGTTTAGGAAACACTATCCTTGTTGGTCGTAATAATACGCAAAATGATGAACTCACCACGAGACGGGCTAATAAAAACCACTACTGGTTTCACGTTAAAGATATTCCAGGCAGCCATGTGATATTAGAAACTGACCAGCCTAGTGATGAGGAAATCGTTGAAGCAGCAACTTATGCCGCCTATTTTTCTAAATACCGTCAGGCCAACAATGTCCCCGTGGACTATACACAGGTCAAACATGTTAAAAAACCTAATGGAGCTAAACCAGGCTTTGTTAATTATTTTGAGCAAAAAACAGTCTTCGTAAGTCCCGATGCCCATTTACAAGCTTAA